The Pedobacter roseus genome contains a region encoding:
- a CDS encoding SusC/RagA family TonB-linked outer membrane protein: MKRMYLRCLSILLLSFLTITAFAQKTITGTVVEASGPLPGVSVAIKGTTKATQTDGNGKFSISAAEGNILVFKSVGYTSKEITVGASATINVKLESSANSLDEVQVTTAFGIKKEKRALGYSTQEVSGKDLTIGQAPTIAQGLMGKVAGLQISQSGGGVEGGSSRIVVRGNTSLTGDNRALIIVDGVAINNDPANVNGNNTSSVAANTGADVSSNNDWGTGMNFINQDDIESITVLKGPAAAALYGARGGNGVILITRKKGSNRPGLGIDYNYSYRHTNPYELQNFQNEYGQGGVASMLTADNSKMFPVNAAGQRYQIGNNYTSAGEYLSNSFGTVPYPNGKATDAYFSYPGSQSWGPRFDNLPILNYDGVLRPYSAQPDNWKAFFPDGSVVSHNVAISGGNDNATGRISYTRNDTKANILNSNIQSNVFNLGSTLKVSKKVSAEVTASYVNFTRLNAPTVGSGYLGGVIYSMPRDYNPYVDFDNTYGPNNSRKDVLTPSNFPAGSPAYPYSGSYLANQYWNINNNNTLFNRNGLTGGMKVMADLTDFLNVTAQGGVDNSNDVTTVKNYPTDVLGQANGAYKLAQAKNLSTNLQAFARLHKDNLFGKEINASLTAGVESYYRNDYVSSNRTDGSLVKPFVFALNNGSNPVPQPEETKYTKKINSAYSFLNLSYKNYLFLEATARNDWSSTLANGSNSYFYPATNLSYVFTDGIKGLQNSLPWLSFGKLKLSYAETGSDTDPYSIFNLLDVTTNNGQQAQSLPGTLKFEGVKPQKSRSFEAGINLGLFKNRLNIDLTGYTMKSFNQILDNPLALSSGFNNVKINTGSLGNTGFEFIISGSPIKTRDFSWDVSISGAHARTKVLALQDGIETLTLGTFFGGNGISQRVKVGENYGTLYGRDFTYYNGQKIVMRAEGTDGQPLQYTVNGKTYYAGTQWVKTADEVPIGNSQPMLTGGITNTFKYKAFSLYVLADAKIGGDTFFGSYAAGMGSGNLVETLKERDGGGLPLVYPDGTTSNSGVNFGGVFVTRDTQGNITSATPNNDVVNYQWYYQGTFSAWNHLGAPRSASVFKNSWMKLREVALTYQVPATLLQKTKFIQNLSLSLVGRDLFYIFTTIPKGLNPEGVNGIGNMQGIEYGSLPKTRSFGFTIRSSF, from the coding sequence ATGAAAAGAATGTACTTAAGGTGCTTAAGTATTTTATTGTTAAGCTTTTTAACAATAACTGCTTTTGCACAGAAAACCATTACCGGTACGGTGGTGGAAGCATCAGGACCCTTACCAGGTGTAAGTGTCGCAATTAAAGGAACAACCAAAGCCACTCAAACCGATGGAAATGGTAAATTCTCAATTTCAGCAGCAGAAGGAAATATCCTTGTTTTTAAATCTGTTGGTTATACTTCAAAAGAAATTACGGTAGGAGCATCTGCTACCATAAATGTTAAACTAGAATCATCCGCTAATAGTCTGGACGAAGTTCAGGTAACGACGGCATTCGGAATTAAAAAGGAAAAAAGAGCATTGGGTTATTCCACGCAAGAAGTGTCTGGAAAAGACTTAACCATTGGTCAGGCGCCCACGATAGCGCAGGGTTTGATGGGTAAAGTTGCCGGTTTGCAGATCTCACAATCAGGCGGTGGGGTAGAAGGAGGTTCATCGAGGATTGTTGTCCGTGGAAATACCTCATTAACTGGTGATAACAGGGCCTTAATTATCGTGGATGGTGTGGCGATTAATAACGACCCAGCCAATGTGAACGGTAATAATACTTCATCTGTTGCCGCTAACACAGGGGCCGATGTTTCCTCAAATAACGACTGGGGTACAGGAATGAACTTCATCAACCAGGATGATATTGAAAGCATTACCGTTTTAAAAGGCCCGGCTGCAGCGGCATTATATGGTGCAAGGGGTGGTAATGGTGTTATTTTAATTACGCGTAAAAAAGGAAGTAACAGGCCTGGGCTGGGAATAGATTACAATTACTCTTACAGGCATACAAATCCTTACGAACTTCAAAATTTTCAAAATGAATACGGGCAAGGTGGAGTAGCCTCTATGTTAACGGCAGATAACAGTAAAATGTTCCCTGTTAATGCCGCAGGCCAGCGTTATCAAATAGGAAATAATTACACATCAGCAGGAGAGTATTTAAGTAACTCTTTTGGTACGGTTCCTTATCCAAACGGTAAAGCAACTGATGCCTATTTCAGTTATCCGGGTAGTCAATCCTGGGGCCCGAGATTCGATAATCTACCCATATTAAACTATGATGGGGTTTTGCGGCCATATTCTGCGCAGCCAGATAACTGGAAAGCATTTTTTCCTGATGGTTCAGTAGTAAGTCATAACGTGGCCATTTCTGGCGGTAATGATAATGCTACCGGACGTATTTCTTATACAAGAAATGACACCAAAGCCAATATTTTAAATAGTAATATCCAATCGAACGTTTTTAACTTAGGTTCTACACTTAAGGTTTCTAAAAAAGTAAGTGCAGAAGTTACGGCAAGTTATGTAAACTTTACCCGTTTAAATGCCCCAACTGTTGGTTCGGGTTACTTGGGAGGGGTAATTTATTCCATGCCAAGAGATTATAACCCTTATGTAGATTTCGACAATACTTATGGTCCTAATAATTCGCGGAAGGATGTACTTACCCCAAGTAATTTCCCTGCAGGTTCGCCTGCATATCCTTACAGCGGAAGTTATTTAGCTAACCAGTATTGGAATATTAATAATAACAACACGCTATTTAACAGGAACGGGCTTACCGGGGGGATGAAAGTAATGGCTGATTTAACTGATTTCTTAAATGTGACCGCACAAGGTGGGGTAGACAATTCGAATGATGTAACCACTGTGAAAAATTATCCTACTGATGTGTTAGGACAGGCAAATGGTGCTTATAAATTGGCACAAGCCAAAAATTTGTCAACCAACCTACAGGCTTTCGCCCGTTTACATAAAGACAATCTTTTTGGCAAAGAAATTAATGCAAGTTTAACTGCTGGGGTAGAAAGCTATTATCGCAATGACTATGTTTCGAGTAACCGGACTGATGGAAGCTTGGTAAAACCATTTGTTTTTGCTTTAAATAACGGTTCAAACCCTGTTCCACAACCAGAGGAAACAAAATACACCAAAAAGATAAATTCTGCATACAGTTTTTTAAACCTTTCTTACAAAAATTATCTGTTTTTAGAAGCTACAGCACGTAACGACTGGTCGAGTACATTGGCAAATGGTTCTAACTCCTACTTTTACCCTGCAACTAATTTAAGTTATGTATTTACCGATGGGATTAAAGGTTTACAAAACAGTTTACCATGGTTAAGTTTCGGAAAGTTGAAGCTTTCTTATGCGGAAACAGGATCAGATACCGACCCATATTCTATTTTTAATCTTTTGGATGTAACCACAAACAATGGTCAGCAGGCACAAAGCTTACCAGGCACATTAAAATTCGAAGGTGTAAAACCGCAAAAAAGCAGATCGTTCGAAGCTGGTATTAATTTAGGTTTATTTAAAAACAGGTTGAACATAGATTTAACAGGTTATACCATGAAAAGCTTTAACCAGATCCTGGATAATCCATTGGCCTTATCATCAGGCTTTAACAATGTTAAAATTAATACAGGGTCGTTGGGTAATACCGGTTTTGAGTTCATTATTAGTGGTTCTCCAATAAAAACGAGAGATTTTAGCTGGGATGTATCTATAAGCGGAGCACATGCCAGAACTAAGGTTTTGGCTTTACAGGATGGAATTGAAACCCTAACCTTGGGTACTTTTTTTGGTGGCAACGGTATTTCACAACGTGTTAAAGTTGGCGAAAACTATGGTACCTTATACGGAAGGGATTTTACCTATTACAATGGTCAAAAAATAGTTATGCGTGCTGAAGGAACAGATGGGCAGCCATTACAGTATACTGTTAATGGCAAAACTTATTATGCAGGTACGCAGTGGGTAAAAACAGCCGATGAGGTACCAATAGGTAATTCTCAACCCATGTTAACCGGTGGTATTACTAATACATTTAAGTACAAAGCATTCTCATTGTACGTATTGGCTGATGCAAAAATTGGTGGTGATACCTTTTTCGGCTCTTATGCAGCAGGTATGGGCAGTGGAAACTTAGTAGAAACCTTAAAAGAACGTGATGGTGGAGGTTTACCTTTGGTTTATCCTGATGGGACGACCTCAAACAGTGGAGTTAATTTTGGAGGTGTTTTTGTTACCCGCGATACTCAGGGCAATATTACAAGTGCTACTCCAAACAACGATGTGGTAAATTACCAATGGTACTATCAGGGTACTTTTTCTGCCTGGAACCACCTTGGTGCTCCACGCTCTGCATCAGTATTTAAAAACTCCTGGATGAAACTTAGGGAGGTAGCTTTAACCTATCAGGTTCCGGCTACATTGCTTCAAAAAACAAAGTTTATTCAAAACCTGTCGCTTTCACTGGTTGGAAGAGACCTTTTTTACATTTTTACTACTATACCTAAAGGCTTAAATCCGGAAGGTGTAAACGGTATCGGTAATATGCAAGGTATAGAATATGGATCTCTGCCAAAAACAAGATCATTTGGTTTCACTATACGGTCTTCATTTTAG
- a CDS encoding ROK family protein → MSVIIEKGQRLRADIIKHLYYKKALSLTDLSKLTKKSLPLVTSTVNNLITEGYVLEQGLAPSTGGRRAAMFLINPNLKKYIVAIAMDQLTSRLTIYDLTRKMVIPVQTLEFEMSSKNINIADLVDFINKSINQSKIKREDILGVGIGMPGFVNADEGVNHSFLKVNDDTTLQQYLSQQINLQVHIDNDSSLIALAELNFGEAIDLKDVMVVNIGWGTGLGMIINGKLYRGSSGSAGEFSHIPLSDSDNLCSCGRRGCLEVDTSLLVMAKKAQEAIAGGAESSMTKLFTDKSKHPAEHFLTAVSKQDPVAISILAKAIFQLGKGISTLIHLLNPESIVLSGRGAKAGKMLLPPIQQAINEFCIPRIAEQTEIKLSKLTDEAELLAAASLTVESSLFE, encoded by the coding sequence ATGTCAGTAATAATTGAGAAGGGACAAAGGCTTCGTGCCGATATCATCAAACATTTATATTATAAGAAAGCATTATCACTCACTGATTTAAGTAAGCTAACAAAAAAAAGTTTACCATTGGTTACCTCTACTGTAAACAACTTAATAACTGAAGGCTACGTTTTGGAACAGGGGCTTGCCCCATCTACCGGCGGAAGAAGGGCCGCCATGTTTTTGATCAATCCGAACCTGAAGAAATATATTGTGGCCATTGCAATGGATCAGCTTACATCGAGATTAACAATTTATGATCTCACCCGAAAAATGGTCATTCCTGTCCAAACCCTGGAATTCGAAATGTCATCAAAAAATATCAACATCGCTGACCTGGTTGATTTTATCAATAAAAGTATTAATCAATCCAAAATCAAAAGAGAAGATATTTTGGGTGTTGGCATCGGTATGCCGGGTTTTGTGAATGCCGATGAAGGAGTTAACCATTCTTTTTTAAAAGTAAATGATGATACCACGCTGCAACAATACCTTTCACAACAGATCAACCTGCAGGTACATATTGATAATGACTCCAGTTTAATTGCACTTGCCGAACTGAATTTTGGTGAGGCCATTGATTTGAAAGATGTAATGGTGGTTAATATTGGCTGGGGAACAGGTTTGGGAATGATCATTAATGGGAAATTATACCGGGGCAGCAGCGGTAGTGCTGGCGAATTTAGTCATATACCACTTTCTGATAGCGATAACCTTTGTTCTTGCGGAAGGAGAGGGTGTTTAGAGGTTGACACTTCATTATTGGTTATGGCCAAAAAGGCACAGGAAGCAATTGCCGGTGGTGCCGAATCGAGCATGACTAAATTATTTACGGATAAAAGCAAACATCCGGCAGAACACTTTTTAACTGCCGTGAGCAAGCAGGATCCGGTTGCCATATCGATACTGGCAAAAGCCATTTTTCAGTTGGGAAAAGGAATATCAACGTTGATCCATTTATTGAACCCAGAATCTATTGTGCTGAGTGGGAGAGGTGCAAAAGCAGGTAAAATGTTGTTGCCGCCAATTCAACAGGCCATTAACGAATTCTGCATACCGCGGATTGCAGAGCAAACCGAAATTAAACTTTCTAAACTAACCGATGAGGCTGAACTACTTGCCGCGGCCAGTTTAACCGTAGAAAGTAGTCTGTTTGAGTAG
- a CDS encoding peptide-N-glycosidase F-related protein, which yields MWGSDPATAVQVIPIATEKDLDNFTANNTDQIGSSKKTYTINLPSAITDARLYLITSAHGANSGGEEYVRRDHNIYFDNVLKLTYKPGGKSCEPYRQYNTQSNGIYGPLPKSASSWSSWSNWCPGDLIPIREISLGNLTAGNHTFKIDVPTAVFKDKQGYIRHSVYLQGR from the coding sequence ATCTGGGGGTCTGATCCTGCAACAGCAGTACAGGTAATCCCGATAGCCACTGAAAAAGATTTAGATAACTTTACGGCAAATAATACAGATCAGATAGGAAGTAGTAAAAAAACTTATACTATTAATCTGCCCTCGGCAATAACCGATGCCAGGCTTTACCTCATTACTTCAGCTCATGGTGCAAACAGTGGAGGTGAAGAATATGTTCGTAGAGATCATAATATCTATTTCGATAATGTTTTAAAATTAACTTATAAACCTGGTGGCAAATCATGTGAACCTTATCGCCAATATAATACGCAGAGTAATGGAATATATGGCCCTCTTCCTAAAAGCGCTTCATCATGGTCTTCATGGAGCAACTGGTGTCCTGGCGATCTGATTCCGATACGGGAAATTAGTCTTGGCAATTTAACTGCTGGTAACCATACTTTTAAAATCGATGTTCCAACAGCAGTTTTTAAAGACAAACAGGGTTATATACGGCATTCAGTTTATCTGCAAGGTCGTTAA
- a CDS encoding PNGase F N-terminal domain-containing protein, with protein MKKSMLIFSAVILLLASCKRNESEQLSGESISLSKNGALSLANTPAAAPNTFKVFDQILFYDGYAATVTGPVPAQVTRISNSKYVKKLSATDLSKLSNSLDIKVSITPYCDNYDRIGSVGLSFIPKNSAFSESIGKHIEVGRFITPFMDKNKTPNVTPYLFSVNNVANILRDANVLTTYDIYVVFNLFGVPYAAQNEISGCGGHNETFYGTVEFINKSGGLILQQQYR; from the coding sequence ATGAAAAAGAGTATGTTAATTTTCTCGGCAGTAATATTATTACTTGCCTCCTGCAAAAGAAATGAAAGTGAGCAGCTTTCGGGCGAATCCATTTCACTTTCGAAGAATGGCGCATTAAGCCTGGCCAATACGCCAGCTGCAGCACCCAATACCTTTAAGGTATTCGACCAGATTTTATTTTATGATGGTTATGCTGCAACAGTAACCGGGCCCGTGCCTGCGCAGGTAACACGCATTTCGAATTCCAAATATGTTAAAAAGTTAAGCGCCACAGATCTTTCTAAACTATCTAACAGTTTAGATATCAAGGTAAGTATTACACCATATTGCGATAATTATGATAGGATTGGCTCTGTAGGTCTGAGTTTTATTCCAAAAAATTCGGCCTTTAGCGAGAGTATTGGCAAACACATCGAAGTGGGCCGTTTTATTACCCCTTTTATGGACAAGAACAAAACGCCGAATGTTACACCCTATCTCTTTAGTGTAAATAATGTCGCCAATATATTAAGAGATGCAAACGTGCTTACTACTTATGATATTTATGTGGTATTTAATTTGTTTGGAGTACCTTACGCAGCTCAAAATGAAATAAGCGGATGTGGTGGCCACAACGAAACATTTTATGGTACAGTTGAGTTTATCAATAAATCTGGGGGTCTGATCCTGCAACAGCAGTACAGGTAA
- a CDS encoding monooxygenase, with protein MLTIHYAPVAKNEEDISGINFFFKDTPVKRIVNVVSLGSGGVGESSIDPYFMIQADSVKKFNLKILTPQDQSLLYIWPHMHLLGKDFKSYAITPAGDTIKLVSIPSWDFRWQEIYRFKKLIKVPKGSVLTIEGTYDNTKNNPNNPNNPPKMVFSANDMKSTDEMLTMLLIFLKYEDGDEDKVLDTQTSP; from the coding sequence TTGCTCACCATTCATTATGCACCTGTTGCAAAAAATGAAGAAGATATTTCTGGTATAAACTTCTTTTTTAAAGATACGCCGGTTAAGCGTATAGTTAATGTAGTTAGTTTAGGCTCAGGTGGGGTAGGCGAAAGTTCTATCGATCCCTATTTTATGATTCAGGCTGATTCGGTGAAAAAATTTAATCTTAAAATCTTAACCCCACAAGACCAGTCGCTGCTCTATATCTGGCCACACATGCACCTTTTGGGTAAAGATTTTAAATCTTATGCCATTACCCCTGCTGGAGATACAATCAAACTGGTATCAATTCCTTCATGGGATTTTAGGTGGCAGGAGATTTATCGTTTCAAAAAATTGATCAAAGTACCCAAAGGATCAGTTCTAACCATTGAAGGTACTTATGATAACACAAAAAACAATCCCAATAATCCAAACAATCCTCCCAAAATGGTTTTTTCGGCTAACGACATGAAATCAACAGACGAGATGTTAACGATGCTTTTGATATTCTTAAAATACGAAGATGGGGATGAAGATAAAGTATTGGATACACAAACATCTCCTTGA
- a CDS encoding c-type cytochrome — protein sequence MLNKIITVLLFCCFFENAYSQKITYYEHIAPIIRSKCAPCHRPGEAGPFSLLTYADVAKRTSFIRDVVSSGFMPPWKPDNHYRMFANDRSLSDREKKTIISWIDNKAPEGINKEKEAVADQLIPGTQYVRKPDMTVKVSKPFEVKGDNEERFIVFKIPFEMASAKNIAAIEFISTNKKIIHHANFAIHPVADDIDIRQAADFVNLTDDSRTNYDQYLPFKKEMTYYGGWIPGTSFESYPADLGWVMPKRGLFCSPFIMHLLQKMKKIFLV from the coding sequence ATGCTTAATAAAATCATTACTGTTCTCTTGTTTTGCTGTTTTTTTGAGAATGCATACAGTCAAAAAATCACTTATTATGAGCACATTGCACCAATAATCCGCAGTAAATGTGCACCTTGTCATCGTCCGGGCGAAGCAGGTCCGTTTTCTTTATTAACTTATGCTGATGTTGCTAAAAGAACTTCATTTATAAGGGATGTGGTATCCTCAGGATTTATGCCACCCTGGAAACCCGATAATCATTACCGAATGTTCGCGAATGATCGTTCTTTAAGTGATCGAGAAAAGAAAACAATTATAAGCTGGATTGATAATAAGGCACCAGAAGGGATTAATAAGGAAAAAGAAGCGGTTGCAGATCAACTTATTCCGGGAACACAGTACGTAAGAAAACCTGATATGACCGTAAAGGTTAGCAAACCATTTGAGGTAAAAGGCGATAATGAGGAGCGCTTTATCGTTTTTAAGATTCCTTTCGAAATGGCTTCGGCCAAAAATATAGCCGCCATAGAATTTATTTCGACCAATAAAAAGATTATCCACCATGCTAATTTTGCTATACACCCCGTAGCCGATGATATCGATATTAGGCAGGCAGCCGATTTTGTGAACCTAACTGACGATTCGAGAACGAATTACGATCAATATTTACCTTTTAAAAAGGAGATGACATATTATGGTGGATGGATTCCGGGTACTTCGTTCGAATCATATCCTGCTGATCTAGGTTGGGTAATGCCAAAACGGGGGTTATTTTGCTCACCATTCATTATGCACCTGTTGCAAAAAATGAAGAAGATATTTCTGGTATAA
- a CDS encoding redoxin domain-containing protein, with protein MKLLITLVLIIFCAQTSSFGQVALPNKLLWEQIKTSNIVNVNGKTTVVLKKNTAFIFISPECPLCKNYMLTLNELVKKYPQVNIVGVVPGKSYTLADIRQFAQDYKAVFDIYLDKNKTLTKVLKAKVTPEAIVIDEKGNLRYRGLIDNWQAKLGVKRKVITDHYLDDALDQIKTTSYKYMETAPLGCLINDL; from the coding sequence ATGAAATTACTTATAACCTTAGTTTTAATAATTTTTTGTGCTCAAACAAGTTCTTTTGGACAGGTTGCCTTACCCAATAAATTGCTTTGGGAGCAAATTAAAACTAGCAATATTGTTAATGTAAACGGTAAAACAACGGTTGTGTTAAAAAAGAATACTGCATTTATATTTATATCGCCCGAATGCCCTCTCTGCAAAAATTACATGCTTACATTAAATGAATTAGTTAAAAAGTATCCTCAGGTAAATATTGTAGGAGTTGTGCCCGGGAAAAGTTATACGCTAGCAGATATCAGACAATTTGCTCAAGACTATAAAGCTGTCTTTGATATTTATTTAGATAAGAATAAAACATTAACAAAAGTGCTGAAGGCTAAAGTTACGCCGGAAGCAATTGTGATAGATGAAAAGGGAAACCTAAGGTATAGAGGCTTAATAGATAACTGGCAAGCAAAACTTGGTGTAAAAAGAAAAGTGATTACCGATCATTATTTGGATGATGCCCTTGATCAAATAAAAACGACCAGCTATAAATATATGGAAACCGCCCCCTTAGGCTGTCTCATTAACGATCTTTAG
- a CDS encoding SusD/RagB family nutrient-binding outer membrane lipoprotein, producing MKTTNKIALLLVALVGISISSCKKDQFVELNTDPLKLDVITPEQQFMNSIANINADRFEWYYDNFRAIMPWMQMTTPLNGNSVTFISDAANFRNVRYGTFYPRVGGNLTDMEQLIKKLPADEQAKRVYQTEIARIVKAYYAFYVSDVTGSIPYTEANMVRYGGTETPKYDTQQALFDLLDAQLKNSVTVLSTPQSVAQTSLGTNDLFYQGAVDKWIKVANSTRLRMAMRLMKRDAAKMKTKVLEILAAPGGLINSAADSWVFKANATYADGGDWSAANLRAPKQVVDFMYTNSDPRIRFFYQENLFSQANFDAAKAQNKIPANAVFDSRRFYGVPSSPDVSSSPAFANFFNNITISVVSNTGQNVNQTMDSLSLLQPRLFAAGENGGTGINMFPLITYADVCFMRAELAARTVTTESAEDWYNKGVAASISFYDDLANKAKIVDRGGNLSYVALTAAEITTYMAKTDIKFDASKGLDQIIGQAYLNFFKQPNEAWAIYKRTGMPNSTTVLKLEKIMASGTEQVIPRRASLPFPAPTNLNYQNIVDAYKVMQADPDFGQGPSDIAGRVWWDKK from the coding sequence ATGAAAACGACAAATAAGATAGCCCTCTTGCTAGTAGCTTTGGTAGGGATTTCAATATCATCATGTAAAAAAGATCAGTTTGTAGAACTGAATACTGATCCTTTAAAACTGGATGTGATCACTCCGGAACAGCAGTTTATGAACTCTATTGCGAACATAAATGCTGATCGATTCGAATGGTACTATGATAATTTTAGGGCCATTATGCCCTGGATGCAAATGACCACCCCTTTAAATGGAAACAGTGTTACTTTTATATCTGATGCCGCCAACTTCAGGAATGTTAGGTATGGCACTTTTTATCCAAGAGTAGGAGGTAACTTGACGGATATGGAACAGCTGATCAAAAAATTACCAGCTGATGAACAGGCAAAAAGGGTTTATCAAACAGAAATCGCGCGGATAGTTAAAGCATACTATGCTTTTTATGTATCTGATGTAACTGGTAGCATTCCATATACCGAAGCCAACATGGTGAGATATGGGGGAACAGAAACTCCAAAGTATGATACACAGCAAGCTTTATTCGATTTATTGGATGCCCAGCTTAAAAATTCGGTAACTGTGCTAAGTACACCACAATCGGTTGCACAGACTTCGTTAGGTACAAACGATTTGTTTTATCAGGGTGCTGTTGATAAATGGATTAAAGTAGCCAATTCTACACGTTTACGTATGGCGATGAGATTAATGAAAAGAGATGCAGCCAAGATGAAAACAAAGGTTTTAGAAATCCTTGCTGCGCCTGGTGGTTTAATTAATAGTGCCGCCGATAGTTGGGTTTTTAAGGCCAATGCAACTTATGCTGATGGAGGCGATTGGTCTGCAGCAAATTTAAGGGCTCCAAAACAAGTGGTAGACTTTATGTACACCAATTCTGATCCAAGGATTCGTTTCTTTTATCAGGAAAACTTATTTAGCCAGGCAAATTTCGATGCTGCTAAAGCACAGAACAAGATACCTGCTAATGCGGTTTTTGATAGCAGAAGATTTTATGGTGTTCCTTCAAGTCCTGATGTTTCATCAAGCCCTGCATTTGCAAACTTCTTTAATAACATCACTATTTCGGTAGTAAGCAACACTGGTCAAAATGTAAATCAAACCATGGATTCTCTATCTTTGCTTCAGCCAAGGCTATTTGCTGCCGGTGAAAACGGAGGTACAGGAATAAATATGTTTCCATTAATTACTTATGCTGATGTTTGTTTCATGCGTGCAGAATTAGCCGCTAGAACTGTTACAACAGAATCGGCCGAAGATTGGTATAATAAAGGCGTTGCTGCTTCAATATCTTTTTATGATGATTTGGCCAATAAGGCAAAAATTGTTGATAGAGGTGGTAATTTAAGCTATGTTGCGCTAACAGCTGCAGAAATAACTACTTATATGGCTAAAACCGATATCAAATTTGACGCATCCAAGGGGTTAGATCAGATTATAGGTCAAGCTTATTTAAACTTCTTTAAGCAGCCTAACGAAGCGTGGGCTATTTATAAAAGAACAGGCATGCCTAATTCAACTACTGTACTTAAGTTAGAGAAAATTATGGCCAGTGGAACAGAACAGGTTATTCCAAGAAGAGCAAGTTTGCCATTCCCTGCACCGACCAATTTAAATTATCAAAATATTGTTGATGCCTATAAAGTGATGCAGGCTGATCCTGATTTCGGTCAAGGACCAAGCGATATCGCCGGCAGAGTTTGGTGGGACAAAAAATAA